From a region of the Haematobia irritans isolate KBUSLIRL chromosome 4, ASM5000362v1, whole genome shotgun sequence genome:
- the Pex3 gene encoding peroxisomal biogenesis factor 3, with translation MFSRFRDFLARHRRKFIVTGVVVGGTVFIFKYAQRKLIDIQEKQAREFLEKSRRMQHFESTERTCNQVILGMGAELIQAIIKECNIDDLLQQLRENPPNKLEIWEEMKIESFTRLTSFIYASSMLVVALRVQLNVLGGYLYLDTTNSSDKPKSKQPKVNDDVKQEYLSLIRYFIQEGGVSELVRLVRSKVKEVMRQLPLTKQLSLADTEQLFWSLQMAINSDTSTDPCSKMCKYLLPSHLPDYANGGPLLQKMFNETLDLLESDDASSVCSNNICRGFSLAIDTIAEDYKDIATSSSTSEFVNINNIQLALAKVIPIVSGLTSKGFDSNSRPQNLATSLLTFYVISEKSKVLGANVYETFSSAAA, from the coding sequence ATGTTCTCCCGTTTTCGCGATTTCCTTGCGCGACATCGTCGCAAGTTTATTGTAACTGGTGTTGTGGTTGGCGGAACCGTCTTCATCTTCAAATATGCCCAAAGAAAACTCATTGATATTCAAGAAAAACAGGCTAGAGAATTTTTGGAGAAAAGTCGTCGCATGCAACATTTTGAGTCCACAGAAAGGACTTGCAATCAAGTGATACTGGGTATGGGAGCTGAACTTATTCAAGCCATAATCAAAGAGTGTAATATTGATGATTTACTGCAACAGCTAAGGGAAAATCCACCAAATAAATTGGAAATATGGGAAGAAATGAAAATAGAATCCTTTACGCGATTAACCTCATTTATATATGCCTCTTCAATGTTGGTGGTTGCCTTGAGGGTACaattaaatgtgttgggtggtTATTTGTATCTGGATACAACAAATAGCTCGGACAAACCAAAGAGTAAACAACCAAAAGTAAACGATGATGTGAAGCAAGAATATCTGTCTTTGATAAGATATTTCATACAAGAGGGTGGTGTGTCCGAATTAGTTCGTTTGGTACGTTCCAAAGTCAAAGAGGTAATGCGCCAATTACCTTTGACAAAACAATTGAGCTTAGCAGATACAGAACAATTATTTTGGTCCCTACAAATGGCCATAAACAGCGACACCTCTACAGATCCCTGTTCGAAAATGTGCAAGTATTTATTACCTTCCCATTTGCCTGATTATGCCAACGGAGGACCTCTACTGCAGAAAATGTTCAATGAAACTTTGGATCTGTTGGAAAGTGATGATGCCAGTAGTGTCTGTTCCAATAACATTTGTCGAGGATTCTCTTTGGCTATAGATACCATAGCCGAGGACTACAAGGATATTGCAACAAGTAGTAGCACCAGTGAATTtgtcaatataaataatatacaaCTAGCCTTGGCCAAAGTTATACCCATAGTAAGCGGTCTAACATCGAAAGGATTCGACAGTAATAGTAGACCACAGAACCTAGCTACTTCTCTGCTTACATTCTATGTGATTTCTGAGAAGTCGAAAGTTTTAGGTGCCAATgtctacgaaacattttcatccgCAGCAGCgtga